From the Lysobacter sp. FW306-1B-D06B genome, one window contains:
- a CDS encoding F0F1 ATP synthase subunit B, which translates to MNLNMTFFGQMITFIVLIWFTMKFIWPPLNKAIEERQQKIAEGLAAAEQSQKNLAQAQQSVDAELRAARTKANEIIEQAHQRANQIIDQAKNDAVGEANRQKAAAEAEIAAASNRAREELRKQVSTLAVTGAEKLLKREIDANAHKALLDELAAQL; encoded by the coding sequence ATGAATCTCAACATGACCTTCTTCGGCCAGATGATCACGTTCATCGTGCTTATCTGGTTCACGATGAAGTTCATTTGGCCGCCGCTGAACAAGGCGATCGAAGAACGTCAACAAAAGATTGCCGAGGGTCTGGCCGCTGCCGAGCAGAGCCAGAAGAACCTCGCACAGGCCCAGCAGAGCGTCGATGCCGAGCTGCGTGCCGCGCGTACCAAGGCCAACGAGATCATCGAGCAGGCGCACCAGCGCGCCAATCAGATCATCGACCAGGCCAAGAACGATGCGGTCGGCGAAGCCAACCGCCAGAAGGCGGCGGCCGAAGCCGAAATCGCCGCGGCGTCCAACCGCGCCCGCGAGGAACTGCGCAAGCAGGTCTCCACGCTGGCCGTGACCGGCGCCGAAAAGCTGCTAAAGCGCGAAATCGATGCCAACGCCCACAAGGCGCTGCTCGATGAGCTGGCAGCCCAGCTTTGA
- a CDS encoding F0F1 ATP synthase subunit epsilon encodes MASTIRCDIVSAEQEIFHGEAELVVATGEIGELGIAPKHAPLITRLKPGKVVVTLPGGEQLDFAISGGILEVQPTVVTVLADTAVRAQDIDEAAVRAAKEEAERILSKKDPKMSMEEAQSQLAMSIAQLSALERLRKNMKH; translated from the coding sequence ATGGCATCCACGATTCGTTGCGACATCGTCAGCGCCGAGCAGGAAATCTTCCACGGCGAGGCCGAGCTGGTCGTCGCCACCGGTGAGATCGGCGAGCTCGGCATCGCGCCGAAGCACGCGCCGCTGATCACGCGCCTCAAGCCGGGCAAGGTCGTCGTGACCCTGCCGGGCGGCGAGCAGCTGGACTTCGCGATCTCCGGCGGCATCCTCGAGGTGCAGCCCACCGTCGTCACCGTGCTGGCCGACACCGCGGTGCGCGCGCAGGACATCGACGAAGCCGCCGTCCGCGCCGCGAAGGAAGAGGCCGAGCGGATCCTGTCGAAGAAGGATCCGAAGATGAGCATGGAAGAGGCCCAGTCGCAGTTGGCGATGAGCATCGCCCAGCTCAGTGCGCTGGAGCGTCTGCGCAAGAACATGAAGCATTGA
- a CDS encoding GtrA family protein — translation MRRWFSGSPLVRQGSSYLVIGLLQLLVDWAMFVSLSAMGLAVEPANVLGRVSGAVLGFWLNGRVTFAGEDTKVGRRQFARFLTMWIATTVVSTWSLGHVDDTVGLQWAWVAKPAIELVLASVGFVLSRHWVYRR, via the coding sequence ATGCGCAGATGGTTTTCCGGCTCCCCGTTGGTCCGCCAGGGCAGCAGCTACCTCGTGATAGGCCTGCTCCAGTTGCTGGTCGACTGGGCGATGTTCGTGTCGCTGAGCGCGATGGGCCTGGCCGTGGAGCCGGCAAACGTCCTGGGTCGGGTGAGCGGTGCCGTGCTGGGCTTCTGGCTCAACGGGCGCGTCACCTTCGCCGGAGAGGACACCAAGGTGGGGCGGCGACAGTTCGCGCGTTTCCTGACGATGTGGATCGCCACGACAGTGGTGAGCACGTGGTCTCTGGGCCATGTCGACGACACGGTGGGTCTGCAGTGGGCCTGGGTCGCCAAACCGGCCATTGAGCTCGTCCTGGCCTCGGTAGGCTTCGTGCTCTCGCGGCACTGGGTCTACCGGCGCTGA
- the atpG gene encoding F0F1 ATP synthase subunit gamma translates to MAGGREIKSKIKSVQNTRKVTRALEMVSASKIRKAQERMKVSRPYARVMKQVIGHLAQANSDYQHPYLVERQDVKRVGYIIVSSDRGLAGGLNNNLFRKLLGEFRKWQEQGVEIDVVTIGQKASVFFRRIKVNMVGSVTHLGDQPKLEQLVGVIKVMLDGYSAGNLDRVFICYNDFVNTMTQRAAFDQLLPLPPAETQVAKHDWDYIYEPDAAAVLEHVLNRYVESLVYQAVLENVASEHAARMVAMKAASDNATKLIGTLNLVYNKARQAAITQEISEIVGGAAAV, encoded by the coding sequence ATGGCAGGCGGACGCGAAATCAAATCCAAGATCAAGAGCGTGCAGAACACCCGCAAGGTGACGCGCGCGCTCGAGATGGTCTCGGCTTCCAAGATCCGCAAGGCGCAGGAACGCATGAAGGTCTCGCGTCCGTATGCGCGCGTGATGAAGCAGGTCATCGGCCACCTGGCGCAGGCCAATTCCGACTACCAGCATCCGTACCTGGTCGAGCGCCAGGACGTGAAGCGCGTCGGCTACATCATCGTGTCGTCGGACCGCGGCCTGGCCGGCGGCCTGAACAACAACCTGTTCCGCAAACTGCTGGGCGAGTTCCGCAAGTGGCAGGAGCAGGGCGTCGAGATCGACGTGGTCACCATCGGCCAGAAGGCGTCGGTGTTCTTCCGTCGCATCAAGGTCAACATGGTCGGCTCGGTCACGCACCTGGGCGACCAGCCGAAGCTGGAACAGCTGGTCGGCGTCATCAAGGTGATGCTGGACGGCTACAGCGCCGGCAACCTGGACCGCGTCTTCATCTGCTACAACGACTTCGTCAACACGATGACGCAGCGCGCGGCGTTCGACCAGCTGCTGCCGTTGCCGCCGGCGGAGACGCAGGTCGCCAAGCACGACTGGGACTACATCTACGAGCCCGACGCGGCGGCCGTGCTGGAGCACGTGCTCAACCGTTACGTCGAGTCGCTGGTGTACCAGGCGGTGCTGGAGAACGTGGCCTCCGAGCATGCCGCGCGCATGGTCGCGATGAAGGCCGCCTCCGACAACGCCACCAAGCTGATCGGCACGCTGAACCTGGTCTACAACAAGGCCCGCCAGGCGGCGATCACCCAGGAAATCTCGGAAATCGTCGGCGGCGCCGCGGCGGTGTAA
- the atpB gene encoding F0F1 ATP synthase subunit A, which translates to MSEQTGSGGLNEYIQHHLQQNTIDLFGGAFHIDTWAVSLVLGLIFIAWFAFFARKATAGVPSKGQAFVELILEFIDGQVKDSFHGDRRSITPLALTIFMWVVLMNAMDLLPLDAPYTAVKLAAGAEAAHHTYFRWVPTADLNTTLALSVVVFFLILGHSIKAKGGFGFGKELLTAPFHAHSAGAKIALAPANLGLNVIEYLVKPVSLAMRLFGNMYGGELVFMLIAGLLGGSLLMFVPGVVFNIAWALFHILIVLLQAFIFMILTVVYIAGAYESH; encoded by the coding sequence GTGAGCGAACAGACCGGTTCGGGCGGCCTGAACGAATACATCCAGCATCACCTCCAGCAGAACACGATCGATCTGTTCGGCGGTGCGTTCCATATCGACACCTGGGCGGTGTCGCTGGTGCTGGGTCTCATCTTCATCGCCTGGTTCGCGTTCTTCGCGCGCAAGGCCACTGCAGGTGTGCCGTCCAAGGGCCAGGCCTTCGTCGAACTCATCCTGGAGTTCATCGACGGCCAGGTGAAGGACAGCTTCCACGGCGACCGTCGTTCGATCACGCCGCTGGCGCTGACGATCTTCATGTGGGTCGTGCTGATGAACGCGATGGACCTGCTGCCGCTGGATGCGCCGTACACGGCCGTCAAGCTGGCCGCCGGCGCGGAGGCTGCGCACCACACCTACTTCCGCTGGGTTCCGACGGCCGATCTCAACACCACGCTCGCCCTGTCGGTGGTGGTGTTCTTCCTCATCCTGGGTCATTCGATCAAGGCCAAGGGCGGCTTCGGCTTCGGCAAGGAACTGCTGACCGCGCCGTTCCACGCGCACAGTGCCGGCGCCAAGATCGCGCTGGCCCCGGCGAACCTCGGCCTCAACGTCATCGAATACCTCGTCAAGCCGGTCAGCCTGGCAATGCGACTGTTCGGCAACATGTACGGCGGCGAGCTGGTCTTCATGCTGATCGCCGGCCTGCTGGGCGGCAGTCTGCTGATGTTCGTGCCGGGCGTGGTGTTCAACATCGCCTGGGCGCTGTTCCACATCCTGATCGTGCTGCTGCAGGCCTTCATCTTCATGATCCTCACCGTCGTCTACATCGCCGGCGCGTACGAGAGTCACTGA
- the atpD gene encoding F0F1 ATP synthase subunit beta: MSQGKIVQIIGAVVDVEFPRESVPKVYDALKVANTEITLEVQQQLGDGVVRTIALGSTDGLKRNLVANNTGKGISVPVGAGTLGRIMDVLGRPIDEAGDVAASDHWEIHRAAPSYEDQSSGNDLLETGIKVIDLMCPFAKGGKVGLFGGAGVGKTVNMMELINNIAKAHSGLSVFAGVGERTREGNDFYHEMKDSNVLDKVAMVYGQMNEPPGNRLRVALTGLTMAEYFRDEKDASGKGRDVLLFVDNIYRYTLAGTEVSALLGRMPSAVGYQPTLAEEMGVLQERITSTKTGSITSIQAVYVPADDLTDPSPATTFAHLDATVVLSRNIASLGIYPAVDPLDSTSRQLDPNVIGHEHYDVARKVQSTLQKYKELKDIIAILGMDELSEEDKQAVSRARKIERFFSQPFHVAEVFTGSPGKYVALKDTIRGFKGIVEGEYDHLPEQAFYMVGGIEEAVEKAKKITG, encoded by the coding sequence ATGAGTCAGGGCAAGATCGTTCAGATCATCGGCGCCGTCGTCGACGTCGAGTTCCCGCGCGAGTCCGTGCCGAAGGTGTACGACGCGCTTAAGGTCGCCAACACCGAGATCACGCTCGAAGTGCAGCAGCAGCTGGGCGACGGCGTCGTGCGCACCATCGCGCTCGGCTCGACCGACGGCCTCAAGCGCAACCTGGTGGCCAACAACACCGGCAAGGGCATCTCGGTGCCGGTCGGTGCCGGCACGCTGGGTCGCATCATGGACGTGCTGGGTCGCCCGATCGACGAAGCCGGCGACGTTGCCGCTTCCGACCATTGGGAAATCCACCGCGCCGCTCCGTCGTACGAGGACCAGTCCTCGGGTAACGACCTGCTGGAAACCGGCATCAAGGTCATCGACCTGATGTGCCCGTTCGCGAAGGGCGGCAAGGTCGGCCTGTTCGGCGGCGCCGGCGTCGGCAAGACCGTCAACATGATGGAACTGATCAACAACATCGCCAAGGCGCACTCGGGTCTGTCCGTGTTCGCCGGCGTGGGCGAGCGTACCCGCGAGGGCAACGACTTCTACCACGAGATGAAGGACTCCAACGTCCTCGACAAGGTCGCGATGGTGTACGGCCAGATGAACGAGCCGCCGGGCAACCGCCTGCGCGTCGCGCTGACCGGCCTGACCATGGCCGAGTACTTCCGCGACGAGAAGGACGCCTCGGGCAAGGGCCGTGACGTGCTGCTGTTCGTCGACAACATCTACCGCTACACGCTGGCCGGTACCGAAGTGTCGGCGCTGCTGGGCCGTATGCCGTCGGCCGTGGGTTACCAGCCGACGCTGGCCGAGGAAATGGGCGTTCTGCAGGAGCGCATCACCTCGACCAAGACCGGTTCGATCACCTCGATCCAGGCCGTGTACGTGCCCGCGGACGACCTGACCGACCCGTCGCCGGCGACCACCTTCGCCCACCTCGACGCCACCGTCGTGCTGTCGCGAAACATCGCTTCGCTGGGCATCTACCCGGCGGTCGATCCGCTCGACTCCACCTCGCGCCAGCTCGACCCGAACGTGATCGGCCACGAGCACTACGACGTCGCGCGCAAGGTCCAGTCGACGCTGCAGAAGTACAAGGAACTGAAGGACATCATCGCGATCCTCGGCATGGACGAGCTGTCGGAAGAAGACAAGCAGGCCGTGTCGCGCGCCCGCAAGATCGAGCGCTTCTTCTCGCAGCCGTTCCACGTGGCCGAAGTCTTCACCGGTTCGCCGGGCAAGTACGTCGCGCTGAAGGACACGATCCGCGGCTTCAAGGGCATCGTCGAAGGCGAGTACGACCACCTGCCGGAGCAGGCGTTCTACATGGTCGGCGGCATCGAGGAAGCGGTCGAGAAGGCCAAGAAGATCACGGGTTGA
- a CDS encoding F0F1 ATP synthase subunit delta: MTQALTLARPYARAAFALSREGGRTAAWSQALAFASRVAADPQAQALLGHPLLNPADAVGLLAPDGADEAFTRFLGLLADNRRLALLPEITGLFEDLRAEAERVVKARVTAASELPGAELEAIKAALKKRFGREVEIETAVDASLIGGAVIDAGDVVIDGSLKGKLERLQSTLSQ; the protein is encoded by the coding sequence ATGACCCAGGCCTTGACCCTCGCCCGTCCGTACGCCCGTGCCGCCTTCGCGCTTTCGCGCGAGGGCGGTCGCACCGCTGCGTGGTCGCAGGCGCTCGCCTTCGCTTCGCGCGTGGCCGCCGATCCGCAGGCCCAGGCGCTGCTCGGACATCCGCTGCTGAACCCGGCCGACGCCGTTGGCCTGCTCGCGCCGGACGGTGCCGATGAAGCGTTCACGCGCTTCCTCGGCCTGCTGGCCGACAACCGCCGTCTGGCGCTGTTGCCGGAAATCACCGGCCTGTTCGAAGACCTGCGCGCCGAAGCCGAGCGCGTGGTCAAGGCGCGCGTCACCGCCGCCAGCGAACTGCCCGGCGCCGAACTCGAGGCCATCAAGGCCGCGCTGAAGAAGCGCTTCGGCCGCGAGGTCGAGATCGAGACGGCGGTCGATGCCTCGCTGATCGGCGGCGCCGTGATCGACGCGGGCGACGTGGTCATCGATGGCTCGCTGAAGGGCAAGCTCGAACGCCTGCAGTCGACGCTCTCGCAATAA
- the atpA gene encoding F0F1 ATP synthase subunit alpha: MATTTLNPSEISELIKTRIEKVKLTAEARNEGTVTSVSDGIVRIYGLADVMQGEMIELPNSTYALALNLERDSVGAVVLGDYEHLREGDVAKTTGRILEVPVGRELLGRVVNALGEPIDGKGPIAATQTAPVERVAPGVIWRKSVDQPVQTGYKTVDAMIPIGRGQRELVIGDRQTGKTALAIDAVINQKGTGIKCVYVAIGQKASTVANIVRKLEENGALAHTIVVAATASESAAMQYISAYSGCTMGEFFMDRGEDALIVYDDLSKQAVAYRQISLLLKRPPGREAYPGDVFYLHSRLLERAARVSEEYVEKFTNGEVKGKTGSLTALPIIETQAGDVSAFVPTNVISITDGQIFLETDLFNAGIRPAVNAGISVSRVGGAAQTKIIKKLSGGIRISLAQYRELAAFAQFASDLDEATRKQLERGQRVTELMKQKQYAPMPIALQALSIYAVNEGYLDDVPVNKLLSFEEGLHSHFINTQGELVSKINSTGNWNDEIEATFKQGIAEFKQTGTW, encoded by the coding sequence ATGGCAACCACCACGCTCAACCCGTCCGAAATCAGTGAACTGATCAAGACCCGCATCGAGAAGGTCAAGCTGACCGCCGAAGCGCGCAACGAAGGCACCGTGACGTCGGTGTCGGACGGCATCGTGCGCATCTACGGCCTGGCCGACGTGATGCAGGGCGAAATGATCGAGCTGCCGAACAGCACCTACGCGCTCGCGCTGAACCTGGAGCGCGACTCGGTCGGCGCCGTGGTCCTGGGTGACTACGAGCACCTGCGCGAAGGCGACGTCGCCAAGACCACCGGCCGCATCCTCGAAGTGCCGGTCGGCCGTGAGCTGCTCGGCCGCGTGGTGAACGCGCTGGGCGAGCCGATCGACGGCAAGGGCCCGATCGCCGCCACGCAGACCGCTCCGGTGGAGCGCGTTGCCCCGGGCGTGATCTGGCGCAAGTCGGTCGACCAGCCGGTGCAGACCGGTTACAAGACCGTCGACGCGATGATCCCGATCGGCCGCGGCCAGCGCGAGCTGGTCATCGGCGACCGCCAGACCGGCAAGACCGCCCTGGCCATCGACGCGGTGATCAACCAGAAGGGCACGGGCATCAAGTGCGTGTACGTGGCGATCGGCCAGAAGGCCTCGACCGTCGCCAACATCGTGCGCAAGCTCGAAGAGAACGGCGCCCTGGCGCACACGATCGTCGTGGCCGCCACGGCGTCCGAGTCGGCCGCGATGCAGTACATCAGCGCCTACTCCGGCTGCACGATGGGCGAGTTCTTCATGGACCGCGGCGAAGACGCGCTGATCGTGTACGACGATCTGTCCAAGCAGGCCGTCGCCTACCGCCAGATCTCGCTGCTGCTCAAGCGCCCGCCGGGTCGCGAAGCCTATCCGGGCGACGTGTTCTACCTGCACAGCCGCCTGCTCGAGCGCGCCGCGCGCGTGTCCGAGGAGTACGTCGAGAAGTTCACCAACGGTGAAGTGAAGGGCAAGACCGGTTCGCTGACCGCGCTGCCGATCATCGAAACGCAGGCCGGCGACGTGTCCGCGTTCGTGCCGACCAACGTGATCTCGATCACCGACGGCCAGATCTTCCTGGAAACCGACCTGTTCAACGCCGGCATCCGCCCGGCCGTGAACGCCGGTATCTCGGTGTCGCGCGTCGGTGGTGCGGCCCAGACCAAGATCATCAAGAAGCTCTCGGGCGGCATCCGCATCTCGCTCGCCCAGTACCGTGAGCTGGCTGCGTTCGCGCAGTTCGCTTCCGACCTGGACGAAGCCACCCGCAAGCAGCTCGAGCGCGGTCAGCGCGTCACCGAGCTGATGAAGCAGAAGCAGTACGCGCCGATGCCGATCGCGCTTCAGGCCCTGTCGATCTATGCCGTCAACGAGGGTTACCTCGACGACGTGCCGGTCAACAAGCTCCTGTCGTTCGAAGAAGGCCTGCACTCGCACTTCATCAACACCCAGGGCGAGCTGGTCAGCAAGATCAACAGCACCGGCAACTGGAACGACGAGATCGAGGCGACCTTCAAGCAGGGCATCGCCGAGTTCAAGCAGACCGGTACTTGGTGA
- the atpE gene encoding F0F1 ATP synthase subunit C — MEFIASVQGLTAIAIGMMVGLGAIGACLGIALMGSKFLESAARQPELVPMLQGRMFLLAGLIDAAFIIALAVGLLFAFGNPLLGALTQAAGA, encoded by the coding sequence ATGGAATTCATCGCCAGTGTGCAGGGCCTGACCGCTATCGCGATCGGCATGATGGTCGGCCTCGGCGCGATCGGCGCGTGCCTCGGCATCGCGCTGATGGGCTCGAAGTTCCTTGAGTCGGCTGCCCGTCAGCCGGAGCTGGTTCCGATGCTGCAGGGCCGCATGTTCCTGCTGGCGGGCCTGATCGACGCGGCGTTCATCATCGCGCTGGCCGTCGGCCTGCTGTTCGCCTTCGGCAACCCGCTGCTGGGCGCGCTGACGCAGGCTGCTGGCGCCTAA
- the lpdA gene encoding dihydrolipoyl dehydrogenase: protein MATIEVKVPDIGDYDGVPVIELLVAVGDTVKKDQGLVTLESDKATMEVPSSADGVVKEIKVKIGDKVAEGAVIAILEGAGEAAAPKAQPPAPAAAPAPETAKPPVAPSPAAPASEAPKPALGTGRKADVECRIVVLGSGPGGYTAAFRAADLGLDTVLVERYASLGGVCLNVGCIPSKALLHAAALIEEAAHSSDIGISFDKPKIDLDKLRDFKQNKVVNQFTKGLAGMAKQRKVRTVQGVGRFVSPNELEIAGDDGKTTLLRFEQCIIAAGSQAVKLPNFPWDDPRVMDSTDALELAEIPKKLLVVGGGIIGLEMATVFKALGSEVTVVEFMDQLMPGADKDLVKPLADRLKKQGVVVHLKTKAAKVEAAKDGIRVAFEAAEAGATPGLEAGTWDRVLVAVGRAPNGNKLDADKAGVQVTERGFIPVDRQMRTNVPHIFAIGDLVGQPMLAHKATHEGKLAAEVAAGEKREWVARVVPSVAYTDPEIAWVGVTETEAKAKGLHVGVGKFPWAASARAVGIGRGEGTTKLIFDEKTHRIIGGGIVGVHAGDLISEVALAIEMGAEAGDIGHTIHPHPTLSETVAMAAEVYEGTITDLYIPKKK, encoded by the coding sequence ATGGCGACCATTGAAGTCAAGGTGCCGGACATCGGCGACTACGACGGCGTACCGGTGATCGAATTGCTGGTCGCCGTCGGCGACACGGTGAAGAAGGACCAGGGCCTGGTCACGCTGGAATCGGACAAGGCGACGATGGAAGTGCCTTCGTCGGCCGACGGCGTGGTGAAGGAAATCAAGGTGAAGATCGGCGACAAGGTGGCCGAAGGCGCCGTGATCGCGATCCTGGAAGGCGCCGGCGAAGCCGCCGCGCCCAAGGCGCAGCCGCCCGCGCCGGCCGCCGCGCCTGCGCCGGAAACGGCGAAGCCGCCGGTCGCGCCGTCGCCCGCCGCACCGGCCAGCGAAGCGCCCAAGCCTGCGCTCGGCACCGGTCGCAAGGCCGACGTGGAATGCCGCATCGTCGTGCTCGGTTCCGGCCCCGGTGGTTACACCGCCGCGTTCCGCGCGGCCGACCTCGGCCTCGACACGGTGCTCGTGGAGCGTTACGCCAGCCTCGGCGGCGTCTGCCTCAACGTGGGCTGCATTCCGTCCAAGGCGCTGCTGCACGCGGCGGCGCTGATCGAGGAAGCCGCGCATTCGTCCGACATCGGCATCAGCTTCGACAAGCCGAAGATCGACCTCGACAAGCTGCGCGACTTCAAACAGAACAAGGTCGTCAACCAGTTCACCAAGGGCCTGGCGGGCATGGCCAAGCAGCGCAAGGTGCGCACCGTACAAGGCGTTGGTCGATTCGTTTCGCCCAACGAGCTGGAGATCGCCGGCGACGACGGCAAGACGACGCTGCTGCGCTTCGAGCAGTGCATCATCGCGGCCGGTTCGCAGGCGGTGAAGCTGCCGAACTTCCCGTGGGACGACCCGCGCGTGATGGATTCCACCGACGCGCTGGAACTGGCGGAGATTCCGAAGAAGCTCCTCGTCGTCGGCGGCGGCATCATCGGCCTGGAAATGGCGACGGTGTTCAAGGCGCTGGGCAGCGAAGTCACGGTCGTGGAGTTCATGGACCAACTGATGCCGGGCGCCGACAAGGACCTGGTGAAGCCGCTGGCCGATCGCCTGAAGAAGCAGGGCGTCGTGGTGCACCTGAAGACCAAGGCGGCGAAGGTCGAAGCGGCGAAGGACGGCATCCGAGTTGCGTTCGAGGCTGCCGAAGCCGGCGCCACGCCGGGCCTGGAGGCAGGCACGTGGGATCGCGTGCTGGTCGCCGTGGGTCGCGCGCCGAACGGCAACAAGCTCGACGCCGACAAGGCCGGCGTGCAGGTGACCGAGCGCGGCTTCATTCCGGTCGATCGCCAGATGCGCACCAACGTCCCGCACATCTTCGCCATCGGCGACCTCGTCGGCCAGCCGATGCTGGCGCACAAGGCCACGCACGAAGGCAAGCTGGCGGCGGAAGTTGCGGCGGGCGAGAAGCGTGAGTGGGTTGCGCGCGTGGTGCCGTCGGTGGCCTACACCGATCCGGAAATCGCCTGGGTCGGTGTCACCGAAACCGAAGCCAAGGCCAAGGGCCTGCACGTGGGCGTGGGCAAGTTCCCGTGGGCGGCCTCCGCGCGTGCGGTCGGCATCGGCCGCGGCGAAGGCACGACCAAGCTCATCTTCGACGAGAAGACGCACCGCATCATCGGCGGCGGTATCGTCGGCGTGCACGCGGGCGACCTGATCAGCGAAGTGGCGCTGGCCATCGAGATGGGCGCCGAAGCGGGCGACATCGGCCACACGATCCACCCGCACCCGACCCTCAGCGAGACCGTGGCAATGGCCGCCGAGGTGTACGAGGGCACGATCACGGACCTTTACATTCCGAAGAAGAAGTAA
- a CDS encoding DUF2061 domain-containing protein, with protein MAKTFSFAAVHFSVAFTIGYLMTGSVWVGGALALVEPACNTVAFHFHEKVWKRIEARRQRGLPGQDTVTA; from the coding sequence ATGGCCAAGACCTTCAGCTTCGCCGCCGTCCATTTCAGCGTCGCCTTCACGATCGGCTACCTGATGACCGGCAGCGTATGGGTCGGCGGCGCCCTCGCCCTGGTCGAACCGGCCTGCAACACCGTCGCGTTCCATTTCCACGAGAAGGTGTGGAAGCGCATCGAGGCGCGGCGCCAGCGCGGGCTCCCGGGCCAGGACACGGTCACCGCCTGA